One part of the Lotus japonicus ecotype B-129 chromosome 2, LjGifu_v1.2 genome encodes these proteins:
- the LOC130737134 gene encoding uncharacterized protein LOC130737134: protein MVFTFIVRHGGWFGTSPYCHYFGGGRSVFPDQDEDRWSYIDTVDMIKELGYKEFNLWWSYIDTTEDVPKEVFRPYKSDSDALEMATIAASKGEGVLFVENLSKEPLSMHVRNFEPIVPSVVNEKEKARKKKAQPTKMKTVRRSHRLQAVVRKSNNLGKPSLVVISDDEDLHGEVTLHSQFPIDENVPENGIAPDVTVSESLQVAENVPENLSAPMAPAVDEIVPEVQVVPENLVESDNNIPKVIDGDDDQSDVSNQGIRLEDSEEERDLQQEDELTNPAFAEAEDLLNKHITQMLNGRSADGMGMAFGDDPDFDGGYESEDLESVATDSEMEDVPRRRYPKFVEERLGPDFKFILGMDFASLDQFKEALTDVCVTNGREYKFLKNDSIRCRVACRSDDCPWLILCSKVGNKKSYRIKTLVDNHTCARVFDNKSANIKWVKKKLLNTVRTVNKISTNEIVDDFRVNNSFSLHSVHGTYTKYFLIVHKMEHEGLNMPLTTNKMKACTCH, encoded by the exons ATGGTGTTTACCTTCATTGTTCGCCATGGTGGTTGGTTTGGAACCTCCCCTTACTGCCATTATTTTGGTGGTGGTCGAAGTGTTTTTCCTGATCAAGATGAAGATAGATGGTCATACATTGACACTGTTGACATGATCAAAGAGCTGGGATACAAGGAGTTTAATTTGTGGTGGTCATACATTGACACTACTGAGGATGTTCCTAAAGAAGTGTTCAGGCCTTACAAATCTGATTCTGATGCACTGGAAATGGCTACGATTGCTGCTTCAAAGGGTGAAGGTGTCTTGTTTGTTGAAAATCTGTCAAAAGAGCCACTCTCAATGCATGTTAGAAATTTTGAACCAATTGTACCTTCTGTGGTGAATGAAAAAGAGAAAGCTAGAAAGAAGAAGGCTCAACCAACAAAGATGAAAACTGTTAGAAGGTCCCACCGGTTACAAGCTGTGGTGAGGAAATCAAATAACTTGGGCAAGCCAAGCCTAGTTGTTatttctgatgatgaggacttGCATGGTGAAGTCACTCTTCATTCTCAGTTTCCAATTGATGAAAATGTTCCTGAAAATGGGATTGCTCCTGATGTTACAGTGTCTGAATCTTTGCAGGTTGCTGAAAATGTGCCTGAAAATTTGAGTGCTCCAATGGCTCCAGCTGTTGATGAAATTGTGCCTGAAGTCCAG GTTGTTCCTGAAAACTTGGTTGAATCCGACAATAATATTCCAAAAGTtattgatggagatgatgatcAGAGTGATGTGTCTAATCAAGGCATTAGACTTGAGGatagtgaagaagaaagagacctTCAACAAGAAGATGAATTAACGAACCCAGCTTTTGCAGAGGCAGAGGATTTGTTGAATAAGCATATCACACAAATGCTTAATGGTAGGTCTGCTGATGGTATGGGGATGGCTTTTGGGGATGACCCTGACTTTGATGGAGGGTATGAGAGTGAAGATTTGGAAAGTGTGGCAACTGATTCTGAGATGGAAGATGTTCCTAGGAGAAGATACCCAAAGTTTGTGGAGGAGCGTTTGGGCCCAGATTTCAAATTCATTCTTGGAATGGACTTTGCATCCCTTGATCAGTTCAAGGAAGCTCTAACTGATGTTTGTGTAACGAATGGCAGAGAATACAAATTCCTGAAAAATGATAGCATTAGGTGCAGGGTGGCGTGTAGAAGTGATGATTGTCCATGGCTCATTCTGTGTAGCAAGGTTGGTAACAAGAAATCTTACAGAATCaaaactctagttgataaccaCACATGTGCTAGAGTGTTTGATAATAAGTCTGCAAATATAAAGTGGGTGAAGAAGAAGCTGTTGAATACAGTCAGGACAGTCAACAAAATCAGCACCAATGAAATTGTAGATGACTTCAGAGTTAACAACTCCTTTTCATTACATTCAGTACATGGAACATACACAAAATACTTTCTGATAGTACACAAGATGGAACATGAAGGCTTGAACATGCCATTAACAACAAACAAAATGAAGGCTTGCACATGCCATTAA
- the LOC130737135 gene encoding uncharacterized protein LOC130737135, with the protein MNSSSASSSRTRSKTITAGGSARCQCGLPLIIYTAGTRHNSDRRFLRCRNWQLPHNCGFFFWIDDPYEGRDAVQGRDAVEGHAMSYNSEIGNSNSVNVNVVSDLNKKIKKLKMKLEVERFQKKLSCFFTLVAVTVSIWCFCMRKG; encoded by the exons ATGAATTCTTCATCTGCTTCTTCATCTCGCACAAGGTCGAAGACAATCACTGCAGGTGGAAGTGCTAGATGTCAATGTGGTCTTCCTCTGATCATTTACACTGCTGGTACTCGACATAACTCGGATAGGAGATTTCTCAGATGCAGAAATTGGCAA CTTCCACATAATTGTGGTTTCTTTTTTTGGATTGATGATCCATATGAGGGAAGAGATGCAGTTCAGGGAAGAGATGCAGTTGAAGGTCATGCAATGAGTTATAATTCTGAGATTGGGAATTCAAACTCTGTTAATGTTAATGTTGTTTCTGATTTGAACAAAAAGATTAAGAAGCTCAAGATGAAGCTTGAAGTTGAAAGATTCCAGAAGAAGCTCTCATGTTTCTTTACTCTGGTTGCTGTGACAGTATCAATATGGTGTTTCTGTATGAGAAAGGGTTGA
- the LOC130740350 gene encoding amino acid transporter AVT3C-like — protein MVFQKEPEAGSSSYSLPPYPREDTPLLSKSPPLSSKFKTFANIFISIVGAGVLGLPYCFKRTGWLTGLIMLFTVAFLTYHCMMLLVSTRRKLDSLTGYSKLGSFGDLGFAICGPLGRLAVDAMIVLSQAGFCVSYLIFIATTLGFLTSNAAGDTVPVFLGLTPKVLFLWGCFPFQLGLNSIPTLTHLAPLSIFADAVDLASKSAVMVEDVFVFLQNKPELIAFKGFSVFFYGIGVAVYAFEGIGMVLPLESEAKDKDKFGKVLGLGMGMISVLFGAFGALGYFAFGEETKAIITTNLGQGLISVMVQLGLCINLFITFPLMMNPVYEVFERRFCSYRYCLWLRWVLVFVVSLVALLVPNFADFLSLVGSSVCVVLGFVLPAMFHCLVFKEELGWRCMVPDVAIVVFGFVVAVTGTISSVSEILSPMA, from the coding sequence ATGGTGTTTCAGAAAGAACCAGAAGCAGGTTCCTCCTCCTACTCCCTCCCACCCTACCCTCGAGAAGACACACCTCTCCTCTCCAAATCCCCACCTCTCTCCTCCAAATTCAAAACCTTCGCcaacatcttcatctccatcGTCGGCGCCGGAGTCCTCGGCCTCCCTTACTGCTTCAAGCGAACCGGCTGGCTCACCGGCCTCATCATGCTCTTCACCGTCGCCTTCCTCACCTACCACTGCATGATGCTCCTCGTCTCCACTCGCCGCAAGCTCGATTCCCTCACTGGGTACTCCAAACTCGGATCCTTCGGCGACCTCGGCTTCGCCATCTGCGGCCCGCTCGGCCGCCTCGCCGTCGACGCCATGATTGTCCTCTCCCAGGCTGGATTCTGCGTCAGCTACCTCATCTTCATCGCGACCACTCTCGGCTTCCTCACCAGCAACGCCGCCGGCGACACCGTGCCGGTTTTCCTGGGCTTAACTCCGAAGGTGTTGTTTCTATGGGGTTGTTTCCCTTTTCAGCTAGGGTTGAATTCAATCCCTACTTTGACCCATTTGGCTCCTTTGAGTATTTTTGCTGATGCTGTTGATCTTGCTTCCAAGAGTGCTGTCATGGTGGAAGATGTGTTTGTGTTTCTTCAGAATAAACCTGAATTGATAGCTTTCAAGGGTTTCTCTGTGTTTTTCTATGGAATTGGTGtggctgtttatgcttttgaagGGATAGGAATGGTTTTGCCATTGGAATCAGAGGCTAAAGATAAGGACAAGTTTGggaaggttttgggtttggggATGGGTATGATTTCTGTATTGTTTGGTGCTTTTGGTGCTCTGGGTTACTTTGCTTTTGGTGAAGAGACCAAGGCTATCATCACTACTAATTTGGGTCAGGGTTTGATTAGTGTGATGGTGCAGTTGGGGCTTTGTATCAACCTGTTCATTACTTTTCCTTTGATGATGAACCCTGTCTATGAGGTGTTTGAGAGAAGGTTTTGTAGCTATAGGTATTGCTTGTGGCTCAGGTGGGTTTTGGTGTTTGTGGTGAGCTTGGTGGCACTATTGGTGCCTAATTTTGCTGATTTTCTGTCATTGGTTGGAAGTAGTGTTTGTGTTGTTCTTGGCTTTGTGTTGCCTGCCATGTTTCATTGTTTAGTTTTTAAGGAAGAGTTGGGTTGGAGGTGCATGGTTCCGGATGTGGCAATTGTGGTTTTCGGGTTTGTTGTTGCAGTTACAGGAACCATCAGTTCTGTGTCGGAGATTCTTTCACCGATGGCCTGA